In Saccharolobus solfataricus, a genomic segment contains:
- a CDS encoding 30S ribosomal protein S3ae, with amino-acid sequence MSAKGGAIKDKWKMKKWYSVITPKAFGEVSLGSTPAYDITQTIGRRVETTLYDLTGDFSQVYVHLYFKIIGNEGDRLITRFVGHELSRDYLRSLIRRKSSKINSIFDVTTKDGYVVRVKGLVLTTYKCHQSQKTAIRKIINETVSKKASELSFDDFTQEVVFGRLANEIFEAAKKIYPLRKAEIEKTKVLKVPENLGKQVESSSVSSG; translated from the coding sequence ATGTCAGCTAAAGGAGGAGCAATTAAGGATAAGTGGAAAATGAAGAAATGGTACAGCGTAATAACGCCTAAAGCCTTTGGAGAGGTTTCGCTAGGCTCTACCCCAGCCTACGACATAACTCAAACTATAGGAAGAAGAGTTGAGACGACTCTATACGATCTCACTGGTGATTTCAGCCAAGTTTATGTCCACTTATATTTTAAAATTATAGGTAATGAAGGGGATAGATTAATTACAAGATTTGTAGGGCATGAACTCTCAAGGGATTACTTAAGATCTTTAATTAGGAGAAAAAGTTCTAAAATAAATAGTATATTCGATGTTACTACTAAGGATGGTTATGTGGTAAGGGTTAAGGGATTAGTTCTGACTACGTATAAATGCCATCAATCCCAAAAAACAGCGATTAGAAAAATAATTAATGAGACCGTATCTAAAAAAGCCAGTGAACTTTCTTTCGATGATTTTACGCAAGAGGTAGTATTTGGGAGATTAGCTAACGAAATATTTGAAGCAGCAAAGAAGATATATCCACTAAGGAAGGCTGAGATAGAAAAAACTAAAGTGCTTAAAGTACCAGAAAATTTAGGTAAACAAGTTGAAAGCAGTAGTGTTAGCAGCGGGTAA
- the trmJ gene encoding tRNA (cytidine-2'-O-)-methyltransferase TrmJ, which yields MIRVVLVEPEGEYNIGFVARLCKNFLVDELYIVNPRANISEAFRFSAGGREILEKAKIVNTFDKAINDVDIKIATSSIADNNGDILRKSIRPWEILPLIQGKKIALIFGRESVGLTREEIFKCDFLLYIPANPSYPVLNLSHAVGIVLYEIWKNRELLTNPQTSTISDQSIKLIDKYTEILYKLLKRSDDDYKMYIALKRAIIKGVKDEEEARVIVHFLRKLYTRIIHNEKEMNNVS from the coding sequence ATGATAAGGGTAGTATTAGTGGAGCCTGAGGGTGAATACAATATTGGTTTTGTTGCTAGATTATGTAAAAATTTTTTGGTTGATGAACTTTATATAGTTAATCCAAGGGCTAACATTTCCGAAGCTTTTAGGTTTTCCGCTGGCGGGAGAGAGATCTTAGAGAAAGCTAAAATTGTGAATACTTTTGATAAAGCTATAAATGATGTTGATATTAAGATAGCTACTTCTAGTATAGCAGATAATAATGGAGATATTTTAAGGAAGTCCATAAGACCTTGGGAAATATTGCCTTTAATTCAAGGTAAGAAGATCGCATTAATTTTCGGTAGAGAGAGCGTTGGTTTAACTAGGGAAGAAATATTCAAATGCGATTTTCTTCTTTATATTCCAGCTAATCCTAGTTATCCGGTTCTTAATCTTTCACATGCTGTCGGCATAGTATTATATGAAATTTGGAAAAATAGAGAATTATTGACCAATCCTCAGACTTCTACAATTTCAGATCAATCCATAAAATTAATAGATAAATATACTGAAATCCTTTATAAATTGCTTAAAAGGTCTGATGATGATTATAAGATGTATATAGCACTAAAGCGCGCAATAATAAAGGGAGTAAAGGACGAGGAAGAGGCTAGGGTCATCGTGCACTTTTTGAGAAAACTTTATACCAGAATAATCCACAATGAAAAGGAGATGAATAATGTCAGCTAA
- a CDS encoding HemK2/MTQ2 family protein methyltransferase, with amino-acid sequence MASVRIIEFRGIRLCLNDQTYEPSDDTDILLSLLRVGKGDKVLDMGSGSGILGIWSLMMGGKVVFVDINPYATLSTLCSLKVNNLYNTPNYYGVLNCDLLSCLRKYDFDVAIFNPPYLPVEEYNEWIEYSWSGGNDGSKVLIDFLKTVKANRIYTLYSSLSDEEKIVYAINKWRFKISQKYEKVIGYERLIGLELVKEYDKGSISGA; translated from the coding sequence TTGGCAAGTGTTAGAATTATTGAATTCCGTGGGATAAGATTATGTTTAAATGATCAGACATACGAACCTTCTGACGATACTGATATTCTCCTTAGCTTACTCAGAGTAGGTAAAGGAGATAAGGTCTTAGATATGGGATCTGGTTCTGGGATTTTAGGAATATGGTCTCTAATGATGGGAGGAAAGGTAGTGTTTGTTGATATAAATCCATATGCAACATTATCTACATTATGCTCCTTAAAAGTTAATAATTTATATAATACTCCAAACTATTACGGTGTTCTTAATTGCGATTTGTTGTCTTGTCTCAGAAAATATGATTTCGATGTAGCTATTTTTAATCCTCCCTATTTACCAGTGGAGGAATATAATGAGTGGATAGAGTATAGCTGGTCTGGTGGAAATGATGGAAGTAAAGTTCTTATTGATTTTTTGAAAACTGTAAAAGCTAATAGAATTTATACTCTGTATTCTTCTTTAAGTGATGAAGAGAAGATAGTATATGCTATTAATAAGTGGAGATTCAAAATTTCACAGAAGTACGAGAAGGTTATCGGTTATGAGAGACTTATAGGATTAGAGTTGGTGAAGGAGTATGATAAGGGTAGTATTAGTGGAGCCTGA
- a CDS encoding 16S ribosomal RNA methyltransferase A, producing the protein MSYVDNGIRPILEIGCGKGNITRFLEPDICIELDDKMIEYLKNFNLVIADARYLPVLRGQLVSSLPYQITSDFFKEVIKLNNIRKLTLILQKDFVDKIFNDSTYISFLLNYIYNIQIKDIIPPSCFSPRPKVYSIITIFNRIREYDKEVDSILSCISRYRNKTLRKASKLCGFSSNNDLKVREFKPWQVLELLNSVG; encoded by the coding sequence ATTTCATATGTGGATAATGGGATTAGGCCCATTTTAGAGATTGGCTGTGGAAAGGGAAATATTACAAGGTTTTTAGAACCGGATATTTGTATCGAATTGGATGATAAAATGATAGAGTATTTGAAAAACTTCAATCTTGTAATAGCTGATGCAAGATATTTACCAGTATTAAGGGGACAATTAGTTTCTTCTCTACCTTATCAGATAACTTCAGATTTTTTCAAAGAAGTGATTAAACTTAATAATATACGTAAACTTACATTAATTTTGCAAAAAGATTTTGTAGATAAGATTTTTAACGATTCTACCTATATTTCTTTTTTGCTTAACTACATTTATAATATACAAATCAAAGACATAATTCCGCCAAGTTGTTTCAGTCCTCGTCCGAAAGTCTATTCGATTATTACAATTTTTAATAGGATAAGAGAATATGATAAGGAGGTTGATAGCATACTTTCGTGTATTAGTAGATATAGGAATAAAACCCTAAGAAAGGCCTCCAAGTTGTGTGGTTTTAGTTCTAATAACGACTTAAAGGTGAGGGAATTTAAACCTTGGCAAGTGTTAGAATTATTGAATTCCGTGGGATAA
- a CDS encoding DUF655 domain-containing protein, which yields MQRKRIVRERVVYVLDYMREGNPLDKHKFHRDKPLIQAVGEDYFLLLELTPLSYNLDFLPEDKIELDSNSSVKVDAHISYEDLTSVSRDNLPKILYKIVFEKEKVFVEIFNKAEPLTLRLHALELLPNIGKKTLRIILEERKKKPFESFKDIESRIGVKDVASILVERIIKEMQGGEKYYLFVYPLIPDENKRLEQQFIYVGYIEKLK from the coding sequence TTGCAAAGAAAAAGGATAGTAAGAGAGCGAGTAGTTTATGTTTTAGATTATATGAGAGAGGGTAATCCATTAGATAAGCATAAGTTTCATAGGGATAAGCCTCTCATTCAAGCCGTAGGTGAAGATTATTTCTTGTTGCTTGAACTAACTCCCTTATCTTATAATTTAGATTTCCTTCCGGAGGATAAGATAGAGTTAGACTCAAATTCCAGCGTTAAAGTAGACGCTCATATTTCTTACGAAGACCTTACATCAGTATCTAGGGATAATTTACCTAAGATTTTATATAAAATTGTTTTCGAGAAAGAAAAAGTTTTCGTAGAGATTTTTAATAAAGCTGAGCCATTAACGTTAAGGCTTCATGCATTAGAGTTACTGCCAAATATTGGTAAAAAGACTTTAAGGATAATTTTGGAGGAGAGAAAGAAAAAACCCTTTGAGAGTTTTAAAGATATAGAATCCCGAATAGGTGTTAAGGATGTAGCTTCAATACTAGTAGAGAGGATAATAAAGGAGATGCAAGGTGGAGAGAAATACTATCTGTTTGTATACCCTCTTATACCAGATGAAAATAAAAGATTGGAGCAGCAATTCATTTATGTGGGCTATATTGAAAAGCTAAAGTAA
- a CDS encoding DNA-directed RNA polymerase subunit F, translating into MSSVYIVEEHYIPYSVAKKLLTDVIRSGGSSNLLQRTYDYLNSVEKCDAESAQKVIEELSNIVSREDVRAILASICPTTSDEVRSILVMDTNKTYTSEDIQKIIDIIRKYIKS; encoded by the coding sequence TTGTCATCTGTATATATAGTTGAGGAGCATTATATTCCTTATTCAGTAGCGAAAAAATTACTAACTGATGTAATTAGATCTGGAGGTTCGTCTAATTTATTGCAAAGGACTTATGATTATTTAAATAGTGTGGAGAAATGTGATGCGGAGTCTGCTCAGAAGGTTATTGAAGAATTAAGTAATATCGTAAGTAGAGAAGATGTTAGAGCTATTCTAGCTAGTATCTGTCCTACTACATCTGATGAGGTAAGGAGTATTTTAGTAATGGATACTAATAAGACATATACTTCTGAGGATATACAAAAAATAATTGATATAATTAGGAAATACATCAAGAGTTGA
- a CDS encoding 50S ribosomal protein L21e, producing MVKHSKGYRTRSRSLLRKSPRERGAVPSLSKLMVEYKEGDNVVVKINPSVHQGMPHRRYQGKVGKIIGKRGRAYLVSVTLGDKEKVIIVRPEHLVPFNSSG from the coding sequence ATGGTTAAACATTCGAAGGGTTATCGGACTAGGTCAAGGAGTCTACTAAGAAAGAGTCCTAGAGAAAGGGGTGCAGTTCCATCTCTAAGCAAGCTAATGGTTGAATATAAGGAAGGTGATAATGTAGTGGTAAAGATAAATCCATCAGTACATCAAGGTATGCCTCATAGGCGTTATCAAGGTAAAGTAGGGAAGATTATTGGAAAAAGAGGTAGAGCATATTTAGTTTCGGTTACATTGGGTGATAAGGAAAAGGTGATAATTGTTAGGCCGGAACATTTAGTTCCTTTTAATTCAAGTGGGTGA